The Streptomyces sp. V3I7 genome segment TGCGCCAGTAGCCGCGAGGCGATTCCGCTTCGTTCCCGTGTCGGGGCGGTGCGCATCGATTTGAGTTCGGCGTGGTCCGGGTCCAGCCGTTTGATCGCGCCGCAGCCCACCACGGTGCCGCCGTCTCTGACAGCCCAGAAGGTGACCTCGGGCTTGCGGAGCGCGTCGAGGCCGAGGGCGTGCTTGCTCTCCGGGGGTGAGAGGGCGCGCAGTTGCTGCACGTGTTCATCGAGGAATCTGGCGATCTCGGGTCCGGAGAGATCGTCTGCCGCTATCTCCACTGTGCTCGTCCTTTGCTCGTGCTTCTTCTCGGGTGGTGCCCGCAGTGCTCTTCTGCCCTTGTTTTCAGGCCGCGGTCAGGAGGGCCGGGAGTTTGCGCATGTCGTCGAAGACGACGGTGGCGGGTCCTTCGAGCCACGGTGCGGGGGTCAGACCGCCGGCGTACCCGAAGGCCCGCATCCCTGCCGCGCGCGCTGCCTGTACGCCGTACTGACTGTCCTCGACCACCGCGCACCGGTCGGGTGCGACGCCCATCCGGCGCGCCGCGTGGAGGAACAGATCGGGGGCCGGCTTGCCCCGCTCCACCTCGGTCGCGCTGAACAGGCGGCCTTCGAAGCGCGAGTAAAGATCGGTGAGTCCGAGGGTGAACCGCATCTTCTCGTGGGTTCCGCTGGAGGCGATGCAGGTGGGTACGTGATGGAGGGCGTCCAGAGCCTCGGCGATACCGTCGACGGGCTTCAACTCGGTGCGGAATGCCTCGCGATGGCGGGCCTCGACCGAGTCCGCCCAGCCGGGCGGCAGGCTGCGGCCGAGGTGGGCCTCGATCTCCTTGGTCATCGACGCCGTGCTCCGCCCGACGAACCGGTCGACAATCTCTGCCTCGGTGAGCTTCCAGCCGAGTTCGGCGAGGGCGGCCGCTTCGACGCGTACGGCTACGGGTTCGCTGTCGACGAGGATGCCGTCGCAGTCGAAGATCACGAGGTCAATGGGTTTGATCACGAGCGCACGATACGAGGTGCGGTTGGTTTTGTCGCCGATCCCTGCCCGATTCCGGGCAGGGATGGGAAGTTGGGGGTGCTGGAGTGTTGGGGGAGGGGGTTAGGGGAGGGGGCTGGGGGCGTGGCTGGTGGTCGCGGACCACGGGAACGAGCGTGATCACGCCCCACTCGGCCGCAGGCCCGCGAAACGCTTGAATTGCGAGGTCCCGCGATCGGCGGGACGCTGGTCGCATCAGGCTTGCGGCGTTCGGCGTGCGCCTTTCGGAGCGGTGGGCGTTCGCGAGCGGCAGGTGTCGGTGCCCGATCGGTCAGCGGCGGCCGGGGCGACCGAGGGCTGGACGGCGGCACCGGGGATCCGGACGTGGGGCCGGATGACGTGCGAAAGACCTCGGCGAGAACCTCTCACCCGGCGGCCGGCGGTGGACCCGGGTTCGTCGTCGTCTCCTAGGAGATCACCATGGAGAGCGCGATCCTGGACCTGATGCGGGCTGAGCTGCGCGGACCGGTCATCGGGCCGCACGACCCCGACTACACCGAGGCACGCAAGGTGTACAACGCGATGATCGACAAGCGTCCCGCCGCTCTCATCGAGTGCCGGGACGCCGGTGACGTCATGGCGGCGCTCGCCTTCATCCGGGACAACGGCCTGGAACTCGCCGTGCGCGGCGGCGGGCACAGCGGTCCCGGGCTGTGCCTGGTGGACGGCGGCGTCACCATCGACCTGGCGCCGATGCGCTGGGTGCATGTCGACCCCGACGCGCGGACCGCCCAGGTGGGCGCCGGCAGTCGGCTCGGCGACCTCGACCACGCCACGCACGCCTTCGGGCTGGCCACCCCCGCGGGCATCGTCTCGATGACGGGCGTGGGAGGTCTGACCCTCGGCGGCGGCCATGGCTACCTCACCCGCAAGTACGGCCTGACCGTGGACAACCTGCTGGCCGCGGACGTCGTCCTGGCCGACGGCAGCTACATCACCGCGAGCGAGACCGAGCACCCGGACCTGTTCTGGGCCCTGCGCGGTGGCGGCGGCAACTTCGGCGTCGTCACCTCCTTCACGTACCAGCTCCACCCGGTGGACACCGTCGGCGTCGGGATCACCGTCTGGCCCGTCGAGAAGACCCGCGACGTGCTGGCGTGGTACCGCGAGTACCTGCCCCAGGCCCCCGAGGACGTGTACGGCTTCTTCATGCTGCTCACGATCCCGCCCGGCCCGCCGTTCCCCGAGGAACTCCACGGCAAGAAGATGTGCGGCATCGTCTGGTGCCACACCGGGGACCTGGACGGCTTCGAGGAAGACCTCACCGTGGTCGACGAGCCGGGAACGCCGGACTTCCACTTCACGGCGCCCATGCCCTATCCCATCCTGCAGAGCCTCTTCGACGAGCTGATCCCCACCGGCTACCAGTGGTACTGGCGCGGCGACTTCTTCGACCGCATCCCCGACCCGGCCATGGGCGTCCACCTCGAGTACGGCGAGAAGCTGCCGACCCCCCTCTCGCTGATGCACCTCTACCCGGTCGACGCGGCCGCCCACCGCCCGGGCCCCGACGACACCGCCTGGAGCTACCGCGACGCCGTCTGGTCCGGCGTCTTCGCAGGCATCGACCCCGATCCGGCCAACGCCGGTGCCATCAAGGAGTGGTGCGTCGACTACTGGCGGGACATACACCCGTACTCGATGGGCGGTTCGTACGTGAACTTCATGGGTGAGGGCGAGGGCCAGGAACGGGTCCGGGCCACCTACGGCGACCATTACGACCGGCTTGCGCAGGTCAAGCGGACGTACGACCCGTACAACCTCTTCCACGCCAACCAGAACATCGACCCGGCGCCCTGAAGCGGGGACGCTCGGACCTCAACGCCGGGCCAGCGCCAGCACGCTCAGGCCGAACATCAGGACGCCCAGGGGGAGATGGACCGACGGGACGTGTGCGATGCCGAGGACGACCTGGATCGAGGCGAGCGCGAGGAAACCGGTGGCGTGCCAGACAGGGCGGGGCGAGCCGCCGCCCGGCTTCCACGCCAGCACCGCCGCGAGGACGTACAGCATCGACGCCCCGTACATCACGCGCGCTCCGACGCTGTGCAGCGTCTCTCCGTAGTGCGCGGTCAGCAACAGCCCGGCGGAGACCGCCTGGAGGAAGATGGTCAGGGTCTGCAGGGCGATGGCGATCCGCAGGAACGAGGAACCACCGCGCTGTGCGTTCGCCGTCGCCGTCGTCATCTGAGTGGCCATGTCGCCGCCCCCGTTTCCGCCTCTCGGGCAGTAGGTCTGCCTCTCGGGCAGTAGATCGATAAGGTCTCACCAGCCCGACGACGCGGGCCTGCGAAAGGTAAGGCGAGGGGGCGGCCGGAAGCATGGGAAGTGTCGGGACCAGCACGGATGAGATAGCCGGCGAGCGGGGCCAACTCATCAACGTTGCCTACCGGTTGCTCGGTTCGGTGACTGAGGCCGAGGACGCCGTACAGGATGCGTACGCACGCTGGTACGGGCTGCCACGAAGCCGCCGGGAGGAGATCATCTCGCCCGGAGCCTGGCTGACGACGGTGACCGGCCGTATCTGCCTGGACCTGCTCGGCTCGGCACGAGCCCGCCGCGAACGCTACGTCGGCGCATGGCTGCCCGAACCGCTGCCCGACCGCACGGAGTTGGAACACGCGGACGGCACCGACCTGGCCGGCCCCGGGGACCCCGCCGACCAGATCGTCCTGGACGAGTCCGTGGCCATGGCCTTCCTCGTCGTCCTGGAGTCGATGACGCCCGCCGAGCGGGTGGCGTTCGTCCTGCACGACGTCTTCCGGTACCCGTTCGCCGAGATCGCCGGCGTTCTCGGCCGGACCCCGGCGGCCTGCAAGCAACTGGCGTCCTCCGCGCGGCGGCGAGTGAGTGCCGCGCGTGCTCCGGTGACGACGCCGGCGCCGTCACCGGTGACTGGCCGGGCCGACGTCGTGAAGCACGTCAAAGAGGCCTGGGAGACCAAGGACATCGCGGCTCTCGTCGGTCTCCTCGACCCGGCCGCCGTGATGACCGCCGACGGGGGCGGAATGGCCGGCGCCGCCCTGCGCCCGGTCGAGGGCGGCGCGCGCATCGCCCGGTACATGGTCGCCATCGCCGACAAGGCGCCGGGACTCGAACTCCTGGAGCGGTCGGTCAACGGCGTGCCGGGCCTGGTGGCCCAGCGCGCCGGCGTCGTCGCGACCGTAGCCGCGTTCGACGTCTCCGACGGGCGCGTCACCCGTATCTGGGCAGTCCGCAACCCGGAGAAGCTGAGGGCGTGGGGGCGGGAGGACTAGGGCCTGTCTGGCGTTGTGATCAGTGGTTGGGTTGGAGGCTGCGGATCCAGAGGAGTGCGGCGCGGAGTTCGAGTCCGGCCTGGTAGTTGGCGGGGTCTTCGTCGTAGCGGGTGGCGAGGCCCCACCATGCTTTGATCTTGTTGATGCCGCGTTCGACGGTGTTCTGCTCGCGGTAGAGGTCGGGATCGCAGGTGACCGGTCGGCCGCCTGACCGGCCCTTTTCTCCCGTTTCGCGGCCTGGTCCCGCGGCTCGGAGATCACGGCTTTGATTCCGCGTCTGCGCAGGTAGGCTCGGTTTTTCGGGATGAGTAGGCCTCGTCCCCGGCGACCGTCGCCGGGCCGGGTGCGGCGCCTGCCGACCGGCTGGCGGATCCGGATCCGTTCCAGGACAGGAACGAATTGAGGGCTGTCGCCGGCCTGCCCGGCCGTGACCAGGATGGCCATTGGGCGGCAGTCTCAAATCCGTGGCACTTCCTCGCGAGGGCGAGGGCGAGATCAGGCGGCTTGCCCGTGTCGGCCGAGTGCACCACGCTGAGCCCCGAGCACGAGGACTACCGGCGAGCCCAGATCGCGCACCGATGAGTTTCCCACGCCGCGCTGGTCTATACGCCGGACGCCCACGGACGGAAGGCTGGGCCATGCGGAAACTGATCTACGGCATGAACCTGACCCTGGACGGCTACATCGCCGCGGCCGGCGACGACATCGGCTGGAGCGGCCCGCCAAGCGACGAGCTGTTCCAGTGGTGGCTCGATCACGAACAGGCGAGTGGCCTGTCGCTGTATGGGCGCAAGCTATGGGAGACGATGAGCTCCTACTGGCCGACCGGCGACCAGCAGCCCAACGCCACCCCTGCGGAGATCGAGTTCGCGCGGAACTGGCGGGACACGCCGAAGGTGGTGTTCTCCTCGACGATCGACAAGGTCGACTGGAACACCCGCCTGGTCACCGGCGACGCGATCGCCGAGATCACCCGGCTCAAGGCCGAGGACGGCGGACCAATGAACATCGGCGGCGCAACGCTCGCCGGGTCGGCCATGCGCGCCGGGCTGATCGACGAGTACGCGATCGCCACCTATCCGGTCCTGGTGGGCGGCGGCACGCCGTTCTTCACCGCGCTGGACAGCTGGGTGAACCTGAACCTGGTGGAGACGCGGACGTTTCCCGGCGGCGTGGTCCTGACCAGGTACGAGACGAGGCGCTGAGCAGCAGCACCCCACGCGCCAGGGACTGTCTCAAGGTGATTTGGGTAGCGGTGCGGATAGCAGAACCTCAGTGCTCCCACCACGTCGTCGCTGTCCTCACCACGAACACGCCGAGAACCTGCCGTGGTGCCAGCTGACGTCCCCACGGCAAGTGACTCCGTCACTTCGAAACACCACCTAGTCTCACGGTGATGTCGTATACGACATCGGTACGACACAGCCCGTGAGATTACGACATCAGCCGCGAGACCCTGCAATAGAGATCACAACTCCAGACACCCCCCAGGCCTGCCCGGCGAGGGGGTGCCTTCACGTCTCGGCGCGGCGGAACTTACGGTTTGTGGGTTACCCAGATCAGTTCCGCCGGCCAGCGGTGTGCCCAGTCGGGTGGGTCGGTTTCGTTGTAGCCGTTGGGTGTTCCGAGTTCGGGCCGCGGCTCGATGAGGTCGTCGATGATGAGACCCGCGCCGCGCAGGACCTTGACCCAGTCGCCGTAGGTGAGCTGATAGCTGGTCGCGCCGTCGTCTTCGGCGATGGTGTTCAGCCCGAAGTAGTCCTGCTGCAGCGTCGTGGTCACGCGGCTGGCGGCTTCGTCGTAGCAAGCTTCGAACCATGGGCTGGCGACGTTGAACACCAGGCGCCCGCCTCGGCCCAAGACGCGTGCGGCCTGCGGGACGGCCAGGTGTGGGGGCGCCCAGCTGAGCCCACCGAAGTCGCAGAACACCAAGTCGAAGCTGTCGGCGGCGAAGGGGAGTTGTTCGGCGGCGCCTTGCACTAGCGGGTAGCGGGCCGCTCCCATCGCGCGGGCCGCTGCGGCGAGTTGGGCTTCGGACAGGTCGAGCCCGACCATGGTGGCGCCCTCGGCGGCGAGCGCCCTGGACCACTGGCCGGCGCCGCAGCCGAGTTCGAGGACGCGCTTGCCAGTGACGTCGCCCAGGGCGTGCAGGTGCGCGTCGGGGATGGAGTACATGCCCCACAGCCGGGGTGTGGCGCCGATTTGCGGGTCGTGCTCGTGCTGGTAGGCGCTGTTGATCTGGTTCCAGAGCCGCCGGTTGGCGGGGATGCTGTCCACGTGCCGACTCCAGCACTGCCTGCCGGGGGCGGTCAACACGATTAGGGCACTGGCCGGCCCTCGCCTCGGTCCGGCCCTGGCTCGGCCCATGATCCGCCGGACGAGCCCTAGTAGTGCTTCGTTACGTCGGGTGATCTCGTCTGGTGGTGGGCAGCCTTTCCGGTATGAGGTTGAGGGAAGTGGAACGGCTCCGGGGTGAGTTAGCGGAGTTCGTCGCCGATGTGTTCGGGTCGGTGCCGCGGCGGGATCAACGCCGCTGGGGCGAGTGTTATCTGCGGGGTCTGATGCTGGACGGCCGCCGGAAGTCGGTCCAGCCGATGGCGGAACGGCTGCCGGACGGGAACATGCAGGCCCTGCAGCAGTTCGTGAACCAATCGCCGTGGGAGTGGTCGCCGGTGCGGCGGCGGATCGCCGAGCGGCTGTGCAAGGTGATCGCTCCCGATGTGTGGGTGGTCGACGACGTGTCGTTTCCCAAGTGCGGCACCGCGTCGGTCGGGGTGGCCCGGCAGTACTGCGGAGCGTTGGGCAAGCGGGCCAACTGCCAGGTCGCGGTCAGTGTCCACGCGGCCACCGACACCGCCTCGTGCCCGCTGGAGTGGGAGTTGTTCCTGCCCGAGGAATGGGCGGGGGACCAGCTGCGGCGCCGACGGGCCGGGGTGCCCGACGAGGTCGAGCACGCGTCCAAGACACGTCTGGCACTCGGCCTGCTGGACCGGCTCGCCGGCCAGGGGCTGGTGGTGCCGGTGATCGTGGCGGACGCAGGCTATGG includes the following:
- a CDS encoding dihydrofolate reductase family protein; this encodes MRKLIYGMNLTLDGYIAAAGDDIGWSGPPSDELFQWWLDHEQASGLSLYGRKLWETMSSYWPTGDQQPNATPAEIEFARNWRDTPKVVFSSTIDKVDWNTRLVTGDAIAEITRLKAEDGGPMNIGGATLAGSAMRAGLIDEYAIATYPVLVGGGTPFFTALDSWVNLNLVETRTFPGGVVLTRYETRR
- a CDS encoding HAD family phosphatase; translation: MIKPIDLVIFDCDGILVDSEPVAVRVEAAALAELGWKLTEAEIVDRFVGRSTASMTKEIEAHLGRSLPPGWADSVEARHREAFRTELKPVDGIAEALDALHHVPTCIASSGTHEKMRFTLGLTDLYSRFEGRLFSATEVERGKPAPDLFLHAARRMGVAPDRCAVVEDSQYGVQAARAAGMRAFGYAGGLTPAPWLEGPATVVFDDMRKLPALLTAA
- a CDS encoding FAD-binding oxidoreductase yields the protein MESAILDLMRAELRGPVIGPHDPDYTEARKVYNAMIDKRPAALIECRDAGDVMAALAFIRDNGLELAVRGGGHSGPGLCLVDGGVTIDLAPMRWVHVDPDARTAQVGAGSRLGDLDHATHAFGLATPAGIVSMTGVGGLTLGGGHGYLTRKYGLTVDNLLAADVVLADGSYITASETEHPDLFWALRGGGGNFGVVTSFTYQLHPVDTVGVGITVWPVEKTRDVLAWYREYLPQAPEDVYGFFMLLTIPPGPPFPEELHGKKMCGIVWCHTGDLDGFEEDLTVVDEPGTPDFHFTAPMPYPILQSLFDELIPTGYQWYWRGDFFDRIPDPAMGVHLEYGEKLPTPLSLMHLYPVDAAAHRPGPDDTAWSYRDAVWSGVFAGIDPDPANAGAIKEWCVDYWRDIHPYSMGGSYVNFMGEGEGQERVRATYGDHYDRLAQVKRTYDPYNLFHANQNIDPAP
- a CDS encoding class I SAM-dependent methyltransferase, translated to MDSIPANRRLWNQINSAYQHEHDPQIGATPRLWGMYSIPDAHLHALGDVTGKRVLELGCGAGQWSRALAAEGATMVGLDLSEAQLAAAARAMGAARYPLVQGAAEQLPFAADSFDLVFCDFGGLSWAPPHLAVPQAARVLGRGGRLVFNVASPWFEACYDEAASRVTTTLQQDYFGLNTIAEDDGATSYQLTYGDWVKVLRGAGLIIDDLIEPRPELGTPNGYNETDPPDWAHRWPAELIWVTHKP
- the sigJ gene encoding RNA polymerase sigma factor SigJ, coding for MGSVGTSTDEIAGERGQLINVAYRLLGSVTEAEDAVQDAYARWYGLPRSRREEIISPGAWLTTVTGRICLDLLGSARARRERYVGAWLPEPLPDRTELEHADGTDLAGPGDPADQIVLDESVAMAFLVVLESMTPAERVAFVLHDVFRYPFAEIAGVLGRTPAACKQLASSARRRVSAARAPVTTPAPSPVTGRADVVKHVKEAWETKDIAALVGLLDPAAVMTADGGGMAGAALRPVEGGARIARYMVAIADKAPGLELLERSVNGVPGLVAQRAGVVATVAAFDVSDGRVTRIWAVRNPEKLRAWGRED
- a CDS encoding GNAT family N-acetyltransferase; this encodes MEIAADDLSGPEIARFLDEHVQQLRALSPPESKHALGLDALRKPEVTFWAVRDGGTVVGCGAIKRLDPDHAELKSMRTAPTRERSGIASRLLAHIITQAQCMGFIRLSLETGTDAFFLPARRLYEKFGFTPCEPFADYRSDPNSTFMTRAL